The Gemmatimonadota bacterium genome has a segment encoding these proteins:
- a CDS encoding alpha/beta fold hydrolase, whose protein sequence is MMASPLQWIGRILKYGVLGIGGLLACVAVWARVARRSDAKLPAPGQLVEVEPGRQMHITCLGTGAPTVVLEAGLGDYGWSSWSTVQPQIAATTRTCSYDRAGTGWSDPPRRDPMPSAMVDDLRTLLTAAGERGPYVLVGHSLGGPLVRHYARRFPREVAGMVLVDGSHEDQLTRLPPLPKAAELVIAALPALHFLGLDRLAGAFAADTAAKTQVARQTSDLATANTTWIYEHLAPFLAQARDSGSSLGDVPLVVLTASTMQGPGMPPELAERFHAVWVTLNQEIATYSTRGQQRTVPGTTHYIQRDQPHAVIDAVNGMVRELRAATTPDTASSPSAR, encoded by the coding sequence ATGATGGCGTCACCGCTGCAGTGGATTGGCCGGATCCTCAAGTACGGCGTTCTTGGAATCGGAGGCTTGCTAGCCTGTGTCGCCGTGTGGGCGCGAGTCGCGCGGCGAAGTGACGCGAAGCTCCCTGCTCCCGGCCAACTCGTCGAGGTCGAGCCGGGCCGCCAGATGCACATCACCTGCCTCGGAACTGGGGCGCCCACGGTTGTCCTGGAGGCCGGGCTCGGGGACTACGGCTGGTCCTCATGGTCGACGGTCCAGCCACAGATCGCCGCCACCACACGGACCTGCTCCTATGATCGGGCCGGGACCGGCTGGAGTGACCCACCGCGGCGGGATCCCATGCCCAGCGCCATGGTGGATGACCTGCGGACCTTGCTGACCGCGGCGGGCGAGCGCGGTCCGTATGTGTTGGTCGGGCACTCGCTCGGTGGCCCCCTCGTACGCCACTACGCCAGACGCTTCCCCCGCGAGGTCGCTGGCATGGTGCTGGTGGACGGATCGCACGAGGATCAGTTGACGCGCCTGCCCCCGCTGCCCAAGGCGGCGGAACTGGTGATCGCGGCGCTGCCAGCACTGCACTTCCTGGGCCTCGATCGACTCGCGGGCGCCTTCGCGGCGGACACCGCGGCGAAGACGCAAGTGGCCCGACAGACCTCGGATCTCGCCACCGCGAACACGACCTGGATCTACGAGCACCTGGCCCCCTTCCTGGCCCAGGCGCGGGACTCTGGATCCTCGTTAGGCGACGTCCCGCTCGTCGTCCTCACGGCCAGCACCATGCAAGGACCAGGCATGCCACCGGAGCTGGCCGAGCGGTTCCACGCGGTGTGGGTCACGCTCAACCAGGAGATTGCGACCTACTCCACACGGGGACAGCAGCGGACGGTACCTGGCACCACGCACTACATCCAGCGCGACCAGCCGCACGCGGTGATCGACGCGGTCAACGGGATGGTCCGCGAGCTTCGCGCCGCGACGACCCCGGACACGGCCTCGTCGCCGTCGGCCCGCTAG